In Panthera uncia isolate 11264 chromosome B4, Puncia_PCG_1.0, whole genome shotgun sequence, one genomic interval encodes:
- the ASCL1 gene encoding achaete-scute homolog 1 translates to MESSAKMESGSVGQQPQPQPQPQQPFLPPAACFFATAAAAAAAAAAAAAQSAQQQQQQQQQQQQQQQQQQQQAPQLSPAADGQPSGGGHKSASKQVKRQRSSSPELMRCKRRLNFSGFGYSLPQQQPAAVARRNERERNRVKLVNLGFATLREHVPNGAANKKMSKVETLRSAVEYIRALQQLLDEHDAVSAAFQAGVLSPTISPNYSNDMNSMAGSPVSSYSSDEGSYDPLSPEEQELLDFTNWF, encoded by the coding sequence ATGGAGAGCTCTGCCAAGATGGAGAGCGGCAGCGTCGGCcagcagccgcagccgcagccgcagccgcagcagCCCTTCCTGCCGCCCGCAGCCTGCTTCTTTGCcacggccgcggcggcggcggcggcggcagcggcggcggcggcgcagagcgcacagcagcagcagcagcaacagcagcagcagcaacagcagcagcagcagcagcagcagcaggcgcCGCAGCTGAGCCCGGCGGCCGACGGCCAGCCCTCAGGGGGCGGTCACAAGTCAGCGTCCAAGCAAGTCAAGCGACAGCGCTCGTCCTCGCCCGAACTGATGCGCTGCAAACGCCGGCTCAACTTCAGCGGCTTCGGCTACAGCCTGCCGCAGCAGCAGCCGGCCGCCGTGGCGCGCCGCAACGAGCGCGAGCGCAACCGCGTCAAACTGGTCAACCTGGGCTTTGCCACGCTCCGGGAGCACGTCCCCAACGGCGCGGCCAACAAGAAGATGAGCAAGGTGGAGACGCTGCGCTCCGCGGTCGAGTACATCCGCGCGCTACAGCAGCTGCTGGACGAACACGATGCGGTGAGCGCCGCCTTCCAGGCTGGCGTCCTGTCGCCCACCATCTCCCCCAACTACTCCAACGACATGAACTCCATGGCCGGCTCGCCGGTCTCCTCCTACTCGTCCGACGAGGGCTCTTACGACCCACTCAGCCCCGAGGAGCAAGAGCTGCTCGACTTCACCAACTGGTTCTGA